The sequence below is a genomic window from Coffea arabica cultivar ET-39 chromosome 4c, Coffea Arabica ET-39 HiFi, whole genome shotgun sequence.
ccacaagctcaagggttttggttccaaaagatTCATATACacatgccaagtacaattatacattcaaattagggtttaggtcgagtgcgataaagtacaccctcgcctaagtgcccttttcacatatctcaaacacatagcaaagaaaacacaccaaaccggcctgaatacttactcaaaataccaaaagtagtacggaagcaaaatcgctttgcgcgttcgctagtagtgggccccaccggctccgcctaactcaccgctgtctgaaatagaagattttatcacaaacggccactaacatgcccaaaacaagcaaaatggcaaaacaacacgcgcgcacgtaaatatgacagacggaaacggaaacggcagatttgacactcgtttctattttactcataagttgagctacgaatatcggattaaggcgtatgagacgccatatcgaagcttaaaggatgaacaacaactgttatgaagacatccagaactgaaactagaggctttagtcccaaatgaaccaaacacaatcacttacgaaatctggccaatgcacaaatggtcagttttgagtgctaactgttttctatgctacacatggtcaaaagagctgaaaattggcagttagatagttcattccaaatggaacaactttcatgaaggttggcaatccaaattcggaacggaaattggtcatcaggaccaaaacagatttctggtcattttcacgggcaggccttgtttgctcggctatatctcaggttttataaatccgattcatgaaattccaagggcgttagaaagctctgatatagggctataagtttggtgttttggtcggaagcccaaacagcttgtaactcagtcaaatgtgaagccaaagttccagccataaactttccaaaaacgtactagaatcacaaaccgtatttgacctcaatatgcggtaatggcaccaaattcactacggttatcggatgggggtgtaagacccaccgtttcgaagctaagaaacagggctacaacaatgtagagggccactcagtccaaatcctagcacaactagttcaaatatgcaaaatacgaaacccgaattaccaaaacaggtttgcaaaaccaataaaactgtaatcggtataactcagtctatacaagtccaaatgccgaaattccaaaggcatatgttacctaagacatccagctacatttcatcagaagacaccaactttaAAATcccaaccaattccagtcaaaatagccaaatacaaacgcagtttttgcattctggccaaagcagaacagctacagtaatttcgacataactcacactacactaatccaaatgacctgaaattttacaggcacctcaaacacatcaatacctacaactttcatgttttgagcaaagtccaattcggcctctaaccctatgatccaaaaccggacagaattaggggattatgaaccctaacttttctcaattcactccaaatccaaaattggttgcatttagcaacaattcacacccactagagtcattttaaaccattaccattcatcatacaaggccacaacatcccattcatattaaaccagaaaattcatcataaaatggaaaacttcaccaaatcactccaaaccaagataaaaaccagaaatttcagcactttaatcactaataagcataacttaagcttcattaagtgcaagagtatgttaaatcatcacttacctagtatacaagagaagaggagttgtagaccaccttagctcttccaaacaactcacaaccaccacttgaagatgttttatggagcaaaatcaaggttggatggttggtttgatgatttggaacaagattgaagtgtttcttctttgtacttggagcaagagagagagaaagagagagaggagagagccggccacaaggtgcaagaaaatggtgatttttggctaatttttttagatatttaaccaatttggtcaaaagtcaaaaaatgaaatagtaattcataagtcttctccaatgaaatggtgacacttgtcaccgcCATTAAtacattcctatcctttcttttctctctcacatcaatcatttcacacactccacttatctcttaacacccgataaattttacacagtatccggaatttaacctaattggccgaatttttccgaacttttcgcactagtgggtcccacgtctgatatacgttcttaatttctcaaaatctaactaatactagaaaaatcatctaaaaactctagttactcaataaaaattatctggggaaatttctaataaagaaaatgtaggaaaacgggttttcaatcttaaccggaactgagggtttaaatcttaatccctacttagggttttcgaaatactcccaaaaccaaacgttaccgcccaattaatgaatatatcaacgtagaacgaactggggcctcacactgATCAAACtgagattatgtccagggttaatggggtagacttagtaTTTGATTCTGAAACTGTGAATGCCATCTTAAATACTACTATTGAACGtggatgcaaaagtaaaattgcaaatttcttttcctatgaagagcatcctactgctgataatcattttgatggggctaagatgttgacttattttaaaagaagtttttctgcccctgctgatgctaaactgtatgatcttgcccctgtgaatctaattgccttttcaatcatttcaaacctgcttgtgcctactgatggccatagaacagatgcaaacaaaatggagttgtatctcttttactgttttcgagaaaagattcgtattgattttggttttgtcatgtgcaagtttttacttcgctatgccactgattctcgcagaaaattatcttatggaaaatttcttcaaaagatttttgagttttacaaagtaccaattctaggtgtttgtcccaaagaagcatcttcttatgcctttactaaggcttattttgagggaaaaaatCTTGTCTTTGTGGATAATTTGTGGGCGTATAAGGGGGCCACTTCTAATGAACCTAGATCTAAGACTGCACATGATCCACTTCACACTCCATCCTCTGTTGCACTGACCTCTATTCATCCTAGGAagactgccactaaggcatcttcttcttcaaattctgagGTGGTTGAGCTCCTTCGAGACCTTAAGCAACATGTTCTGCTTCTTGAACATGGTCTCATGTTCACCATGTCATCCCAACAACAAGCTGACTTCCTAGAtaaaaagaatcttctttttcccccacctgtggttgaagAAGTCCCTCCTGGTAAGGAGCCACGCTCCAATGATCTAAGTTCATTAGCCCCTGTTCGCTCTATGAGTCCTGCTCCTATCGATCTCACCTCTACTCCCATGGCACCACATGATCCTTCCACATCTGATAAAGGCAAGAAATCAGTTGGTGAAGttgctgaagatgatgaggacactgaggaggaggatctctcTCAGTATCAGCTTACTCGAAGGACGCCTGGATCCTCTTAACTTATCATTTAGGATCACTAGTCCTATTAGGATCATTTGCATTATGTTTGACTATTTTTATTTGCTGAATGTTAGATAGTTACCTTGAACTATTTTTATCTATTGAATTCTGGTTCTTGGTGTCATTTGATGTTTTGTAATGTCCAAAACTGGACATACGTttgtaatgtttgtgaatggttGAATCTTTACATTTTGCTTGGTTGAATGGTTGGAAATATGGATGTAATGCTCGTAAGATCATTTTGCTATGAATGGTTGGATATATGGTCGAATCTTTGTTACTAGTTCTCCAAATGTATctttacattttgaattttgtgatgacaaaaagggggagagatggtGTAGATATGAAAACGGATAATATGGATAATAAGTaaccaagtgagggggagtttttaagCTTTTGTTCTACGATTGACTAAGAAAGGGGGAGCttatttgtaatcatcaaatttcatttcaaaccattgttttgtcatcatcaaaaagggggagaatgttattcttgattttgatgatcacaaagtactttgaaatgtttatctaattctcttaaaatataagtgttttgcttttaagagaatcaggtacaaaggtatcaaggaaagaaaatcaaccaaaagaagaagcaaaaacagggcactcatgtcggacgtcctaaaggaagctgtcggacgtccgaaagaatgaagaacatcaagaaagaaactctgtcggacactcgtaaggaagcatcggacgtccgagaaattctgcaaagttttgatgactctctgacgacgttcggacgcagatgTTGTCGGACGATaatatcccatcggacgtccgaacgacaacttggctgattttcgaacgatgggatcggacggtgattcatttgtcggacgtccgacgggcCCAagggctagctgactcttcatctgcctactatccgttggaagcattattgaagcccatttttggtcccctttaaatacaaacgattctgaaccagtgagtgacttttgcacactctgtttacaagatctcaagagatattttagttagaaaatagtctccaaagctagatttgttctccaagtggtgtgaatttcttgtgagcatttctcttgtggttgaaagtttcattagtgtagctttcttgagggttatctgagtgattgtaaaacttcttaacttgtccaagtgaggcttagggcaaggaggaagtgctccctccattgtacatctagttgatcatctttcatcaaagagaagttgctcaacctagtgattggtcttcaagtttgaggaaagcttggtagacaatcggtttgatattctatcttattctttttgtttaataaaattctcattgcttatctatacttgtttttctaatcaacattgctctcctcttctaatctacttggttaatcattactagaaaagaaggtaaatttttattaaagaaaaagtgcataaatttgattaagattttaatcaacctaattcaccccctcttaggttgtctttgggccttacagatATGTTGTACTATAGTTTaacttagttcctagagcctcttgCAATTTCTGCCAGAATCGGGATACAAACCTTGGGTCTCTATCCGATACAATACTCACTGGTACCCCATGTAGTCTCACCATttcatccatataaagtttggatagtttctccaaagaatatttcatagTCACTAGCAGGAAATGTGCAGTCTTAGTTAATCggtccactattacccaaatcgcatcatgccccttttgtgttcgtggcaaccctgatacaaaatccatcgttatgtgctcccatttccatttagggatctctaaaggctgtaacaGACCTGACGGTTTTTTATGCTTAGATTTCACCTGTTGGCACGTGAGACACTTTTGTACAAATTGGGCAATCTCcgcctgtagacaccaaattttgaataattttatgtagcatctatttcatgattttcattttagattgcttgcattttagtttgttattgtgtgttttgcactattagttgttatgatattttggttttattcattttcgcccttttagttgacctatttcatttgctatttattcttatttacttttagttttagtttttagttttagcttttaagtttaagattagcatagagtttttagaaaaaaagaaaaggaaagcatcaaaaatatgttttagtcattttgtttttattcaatgctttctcgaaggaaaaatgaaaatgaaaattataaaaaagggagaaaagagaaaattaaaggaaaagaagaaaaagaagaaaaattcaaaaaaaaaataataaaaataaataggctttagttgggtttgaaaaatgaaaaaaggaaaaaaaggaaaatttgttcacaaaaatatgtttatttcttttaaattcagctttttggcatttttaagttattttttaaaaaaaaaaagtgaaaatgagaaaaatgaaaaaatggaaaattgcattttttgttgtttttagtttatttttatctaatgttaattaagttgttttcatcattcattgttttattattatcatttttgttgtttaattaattaattaaaaaaaattttaaaaaaaaaaaaaaaaacgtcgcggcatgcaagctgcaattttttgcagcgtgcaaaggacagcCTCAACAGCCATTGGATGGCTGGATATGAAGGCGAGAGGTaagccttcatcctcaccattgaggtgagggtttaggagattGGGAAGTGGTTATAAAATGGATAAGAAGGCTCAGccgtaagggagagagagaagggaacgGCTGAAAATctggggagagaaaagaacagaaaacaGCGGTCGAGAGAAAGGGTGGGCTTAGGTGGAATCtggaaaacaaagagaaagcAAGAGAGACTGAGAAAAGGATTACAGTCGGCTAAAGGAAAGTATAAGGAGGGCTGAGAAAGAATTGAGAAGGGgagcgagagagagagtttttttttggaagataaCGGCTGAGTGAGAAAAATCTGAAGGCTTTTAACGGCTGGGGTTTGGTGAATGGGCtggagaggaaaccagaaaagagACAAGCGGAGGACTTGACGGCTGAACAAATCAGAGGAGAGGAAGAGCTTCaggcggaaaaaaaaaaaaaagaaaaagaaaaaagtcacTGGATCTGTTCATCCTTACGTCCGTCATTGCCTTCATCGAGGGAAAGCATCATCACTGTAAGTTGCGCCTTCTTCCCTTTAAGTCATTGAATCTTGTCCTTAGTTTGTGAGTTAGAAACCACAGATCTTCATAGTTGTATGCTGGGCATGATCGGGTAAATGAGCTGTGATTCCAGTGGCTCTGTTTAGAATTTGTGTGCTTTTATGAACTAAAAGCTGTTGGCTTTCGTGTCTCCTCTCTTGCGtacaaaaatgaaatgaatggcATCTACGGTTTCTCCTTCTGTGATTTTTGATAAGCCTCAAAGATTGGATTTTTATGGCTGAAGTTATGTCTTGGTTAACGTATGTTTTATGTGATGTTCGACTGCGATGTTGGGTCCAAGATTAGTAGACATTCAAGTCATTTTTATTTGGTACCTAAAAATTTTGCTGGATGTCCTTTTCCTTTCTGTCTCGAGCTCTTGCATTTAGGATTTGAAGCATATTAGAACTTGCTTTTTGGTCTTGTTCCTCCTATTGTGTTTTGCCTGAATCAAGTCTGCAGACAGTCATTTGGCTGGTGAAGCATGTGAACGTCCATGCCCATTCTCTGCTCCTAAGCATGCCTGATTTGCTAAAATCTTTGTCACGGTTTTGTCtcgaaaaatgcaaaagaaaaacctATACTTTGAGGTTTTTATTCTAGTTTTGAATGGGTAAAGTGTTAAATGATTGAATAAAAAAGGAAATCTGCATGTGCTAAACTCCCGGGATCATGGAAAAATCGCATGCTTGATGATCCTCCTGCTTGTCTTAGTTTTTGCCTTGGACTGAGTTTCTGCGCATACAAACCTGCTGCAACAAGCCACGCTTGAAGCGAGCTTGGCAACAAAAGGCAACAGTATCTGTGGATATTCGTGGCAGCTTTGGCTGAGTTGCATGAGCTTTTGGGGGGTGGTTTTGCTGCTCTTTTTGTTGCATATTCAGTTTTGTTGTGTTAATCAAAGTATCTAGATGTTAAATGTGGTCAAGTGATAGTCTTTGCTGGTTTTGTTTGAAGTTTACTTGAAACCTGCATTTGAAAGcttgaagttgcaaaaattctggatgAATATTGCCGCAAGCTTCACCTTTCTCTTTTGCTGCATCTCATGCTTGGCTGTTTTCTTTTACCTGCATTTTCTGATTAAAGCCTCAgccatccatttttttttgctaGCTGGGTTTGCATGTTTTGAGGTGTTGGGGTACGGGTTGAAAAGGAATTGGACAAGAGTATTGGGTGTGTATGTTTAGGGGCTGAAATGTTTGAATCACGTTCAAGTGCTTGCTGGAAAAGAACAAACCATCTTTTTCGTATGAGCTTTATTCCAGATTTTTGCATCAGCTCGTTTTACGTCTCTTGCTGGTTTGGAGGTTTAAAATTATATGTCTTGTTGTTTGGTTTCAAATCATGATTTTGGctaaaaaattttcaagcaaagcTGTGCGCTTTGGGTCCTAAATCTTGCATGAAATCTGCATTGCATTTGAAAGCTTAAAGGTTGCCGAAGCAACATTggctggaaaattgcagaaatctcAGTTTCTTCATGAGCCTTGCATGAAAgcttttttccagattttgcatAACCTTCTTCTAAGTTGTTACATGCAAGTTGAGTTGTTGAATCCATTGGTTTGTTTTGCACAAATCCATTTGGGGTTAAAATGCTTTGTACAAATGAAAGATTGCTGAAGGAATGGCtgctggaaaattgcagaataTAAGCTACGTAACTTTGCATGAATTCTGCATGGAAAACTTTCAAAATTGGCTTTTGCCCCCCCAAGTCCCTTTTTGTTCTACTAAGGCCCAAGTagttggaacatttaatcaatttgatccttctaagtttctctttgtgccacaaaagcccaagcatgttttagtatcttgtaattaagtcctaaaattattgcaacttcaatcattatttggctttttctttatttttggaatctttgaagtgcttaaacgatttatttggacttgaatgtttgagtaatgcttgttttgggtctttagtagatgctatatttggaaattgaacgggttattccgttttcttggtctttaagcactttttgagctcattcaagttgcaattaggtgggttttggtgttttttgcttatactttacttttaaattgatgccttgacccctttattgttttgaagccattttccttcatttgcttaccattaggaGAAGGTATAATTTCTCTTATCTTTGTTTGtctctcctacgtgctcctacgtgttacgtgaatatgcatgtctactttgcttttcttaattccttgcatatatttcatttacttttacttttattaaagttattcattatggggtatgtgtacacctcttggcttgtaatagatagggcataacaagtaatttggtccattttccctttcccttttgttttagttagcaaatgtaatggttgcatgcctatgtgttatatgttaaatgctttattaggattttgcatctagccaagcatgctaagtgttatgtgctacgtgtttataagtgattcgcatgtctactcgctttttgtagtacagatgaatggaatggatgaatgtacgtcaccacactagtccaacgctagttgtggcttcttttatcgtttccactagtccaacgctagtcggaattcatagaatgggctagtccaatgctagacccaataggttcttttttccttttttcattaagtgcatgatcaccacatatcacgcatttttccttagtttgtcatttggtatgttcctcaaaccccttccccttcattttaggacttgcatctcatgctagttagggttcatttgcgtgaaaatcccttccgataagggaaacgagcgagtgtggctactcgatagccttagcacgctagtttcgccttctaatcaaagggaaaatcgaagtcgaagagttaggagtcaacccccgtacccgacttgttgcattcctctagggtcatactttcatttttatcacctacatactattttaaccacattttttcacatttcttaaaccatactttctcactacatttttctcatcacgtgctcaatttcacctcacaaatggaattccaccttaccttatatatctattattctatttttacacacttgcacacaaaaaacatttgaattttatacaatttcacacatgcacctttttatacattcgcacacttgcacttacatttcttgcatctttcatacactttcacacttgcacacttaaatttgaactctcatttgcattaatcgacctctatgaggttttcctttgttggccgccacaattcatgtggtttgggaccaaaagcctcacaagagacatcgtagaatttaggattgcattttcctttccgttttgcattcatatagtcatatccaacgtgcaatacatacattgggtagaaaattaggaaaggtaaggttaagtcgcgcaactagccttggctaggtcaaaggggtgccttggattctatccttgccttcccctttgtcaaacgtgactcccgaacctttttctttggcttacgtggactaggagtcgtttttaaaagggttttactactttgtctttaaaaatttattttttaggtgacttggtacacctgaatcattaccaagtggcgactccaatttctcattcaaaaacccttttaaaaaactattttttgggtcaaatcgtcgctttttcccaagtcccattgagacccatgtcttttcaactcacaaaaatcattctccaatcacaattgaatcaaaaacatctttctcaaaccatttattcttatttatcaaaaaatggggcgcgacagttggcgactccactggggacttcctaagtgggtccaagcattttgacttaaccattcgtttcctttttctaccctttctatgcatggcatgtggatattaggattgcatttttcattttttaggaccttttgtcttatatacgtaatcaaaccaatccctcgactcgcgaatgtatgtttgaatgaatgtttatttgttatctcgcgcttgcattgcattttgggaggtatgggtcaccctagagcctcgcgttggttcttgacccttcccctccaaacgagcactagcatacgagcatacgctttacttctcttatcccttttatttttctttagtagcttgtcacgccactccaccctattaggattaggtgactcacttggacatgtgatcacgacacgatgtgtgtgtagcatgttccaatgggtcactcaatcttccgcttaaagctattggttgatagcctttagcttttggtcgaagattgaggttttgatagattcactcaaacacgtagccgtgacacgatgtgtgcgtagcggtgtttggggaatcgctcgagccaccgacgaagaaccttgggattgatgacccttggtttctaagtctgaaggctcgggggcctatgacctatcgagtctagatgcattagtaagccaagcctcatgcatccatattagaattgcctagggtagagtcagccttatcctgaactagggacactattcacgaggggaggggtcccaaccctctttccttatttatctttattgcCTTATCTATTtgtccaaatgtgttatgtgattatgtgttgaactcgcgtttccttgtctcttgtcttttgcattcacaaacattaggaaataagaggtctggcatgactttcttttagaacctacccttgtagataggttattgcacgtttaaagattttggtatattgcattcgtAGATTAATGATTGCAaatcattttaggcctaccctggcaaataaagggttccttaggtcacgtttcatttcaaattgcatattttattgttttaataataaaatagcatcatgcataaaccctagaaagggaacgcCACGTAGGGAATCCCGTTTTAGGAATAAAACCAACCCTTTTGtgtcccatgggtatttaacccttcaAGGGACTGCACGTTTAAATTATCGCATAACTGGAGGAATGAGACTCGTAGGTAAGGTAATTGACAAACTACCTTCTTCATTATCAGATGGCTTGCCCTCGCCGCATCTACCAGTTGTTAATACCATCAACTGAGGTTCAACAATGGCCTACCTTCATGTTACCTAGTGAACTGAATCAAGTAGCCCAATTTTTAGGACCAATTGGAGACTTTAAGCAGATCAAATCCAACAATTATTTGGTAGAGGCTTTAGTTCATCTTTGGGACCTCGAGTGTACTGCTTTCAGAATAGGCAATAGGCAAATGACTATAACACTCGAAGAAGTAGCTGGCCTCTTTGGTTTACCCACACGAGGAACTGCCTTGGTATTTCCATTTGCTTCCGACAAGGccgaattttgtcaaattataggATTGAAAGAGTCCGTGCTACGAGGGTCAGATCAGGGCGTCGCCGTGAATATTCTGTTTGAACGATTTGCGCCACGCGATGGATTCGAGAGGCATGTGACGGATTTTGTGTTCACTTCCAAAGCCGTATGGGAGCGCAAAAGGCTACTAGTATATGGGGTAGTTATGGCTGGGACCTATTTCTTTCCGCGAAAAGATCAAAAGATAGCCTTCAAATCAGCAAAAATTGTGAATGACCTTTTCTTAGGAATTCAGGGTAAGCAATGTTCTATAGTCCCGACCATTCTCGCAGATATTTTCTTAGCTTGTACTGGTTGTCGAAAGGGAGAAAAGTTTTTCCATGGGGCGAACTTGGTTTTATACATATGGGCTACGGAACATTTTAAGAGACAAGCATCAGTTGCTGATAGTTTGCCGATGGTTGGATATAATTGGGTAATCACACATCCCAAAAGAGTCAACGAGGGAGATCTACCTAAGAACGCATCCGAATGCGTGGATTACTTGGAAACATTGCAAGATTTCAACATTAGGTGGGTATTAGATTGGACAGACTGCTTTGAGCCGATACTTCGCACTAAGGAATCTGAACGTGTTCTTTTGCTGGGTACTCAAGGAATCATCTCATATACCCCGAAAAGATTTCTCAGACAACTAGGTCGCATTCAGGGGCCGCCACCGATTTCCGAGTTTAGTGAAGTCACCATTTTCTTTGATCAGGGGGTATGCCCAAAAGAGATCCCTATGAAGAGCCAAATCACTGAATCTTGGAGAACAATATCCGACAATAGAAGCATTCGTTATCTTCCGGAGCTCAAACAGAAGGGGGTAATGACCGCACCATACGAGGATTGGTTGAAAGATTCCACCACGCAAGGGTTGCAACATGAACCGTATGAGGAAATTGAGAAGCTGAGAGCCATCATTAAAGCCAAGGACATGGAGGTGGTACAGTTAAAGAAATCCATCGAAGTGCACAAAGGAAAGGCAGAAGAAAACAAGAGGTTATATGAGAAGGAGCGAGAAAGGCGCCAAGAGATGAAGCGGAAATGTGGGGAATTATATGATCAAGCCGACTGTGTCCAGATGCCATATGCTAGAGAAAGTAAAGACTCTGTGTTGAATAGACTTAGGAACTTTGGTGATCTTGTACGAAATCGCCTTCGCGATATGATGTAAACAGATGTATttggtttctgcaatgaaatgaATCTCTTTTCACAAAGTGTTTGTCAAATAACAGGTTTGATTAATGGGTCTCATTC
It includes:
- the LOC140005338 gene encoding uncharacterized protein → MACPRRIYQLLIPSTEVQQWPTFMLPSELNQVAQFLGPIGDFKQIKSNNYLVEALVHLWDLECTAFRIGNRQMTITLEEVAGLFGLPTRGTALVFPFASDKAEFCQIIGLKESVLRGSDQGVAVNILFERFAPRDGFERHVTDFVFTSKAVWERKRLLVYGVVMAGTYFFPRKDQKIAFKSAKIVNDLFLGIQGKQCSIVPTILADIFLACTGCRKGEKFFHGANLVLYIWATEHFKRQASVADSLPMVGYNWVITHPKRVNEGDLPKNASECVDYLETLQDFNIRWVLDWTDCFEPILRTKESERVLLLGTQGIISYTPKRFLRQLGRIQGPPPISEFSEVTIFFDQGVCPKEIPMKSQITESWRTISDNRSIRYLPELKQKGVMTAPYEDWLKDSTTQGLQHEPYEEIEKLRAIIKAKDMEVVQLKKSIEVHKGKAEENKRLYEKERERRQEMKRKCGELYDQADCVQMPYARESKDSVLNRLRNFGDLVRNRLRDMM